A stretch of Balaenoptera ricei isolate mBalRic1 chromosome 9, mBalRic1.hap2, whole genome shotgun sequence DNA encodes these proteins:
- the LOC132371281 gene encoding LOW QUALITY PROTEIN: purine nucleoside phosphorylase-like (The sequence of the model RefSeq protein was modified relative to this genomic sequence to represent the inferred CDS: inserted 2 bases in 1 codon), whose translation MTWQKEPVCVHACARTQALWREVRGTLLPHPHTGKRSSQPTCLSQIPILESRFTYDGYQNTAKWLSSYSKHGPQVTVICGSGLGGLTDRLTQAQIFDYNQIPNFLKSTVPGHAGRLVFGILNGRACVMMQGRFHMSEVYLLWKVTCPVRVFQLLGVDTLVVINAAGGVNSKSEIGDIRLILDHINLSCFRSENPLRGPSGERFEVSFPAMSDSYDQDMKQKAHSTWKQMGEXRELQEGTYMVVAGPSFGTVAECHLSQKLGVDAVGMSTVPDVIVARHCGLGVFGLSLIHNKVILDYESQEKANHEKVLEAGKQAAQKLEQFVFILLASIPLSYDAS comes from the exons ATGACATGGCAAAAGGAGccggtgtgtgtgcatgcgtgcgccCGCACGCAGGCGTTATGGAGGGAGGTTAGAGGGACCCTACTCCCCCACCCACATACAGGGAAGAGGTCTTCTCAACCCACGTGCTTGTCACAGATTCCCATCCTAGAGTCTAGATTCACATATGACGGTTATCAGAACACTGCAAAGTGGCTTTCGTCTTACAGCAAACACGGACCTCAAGTGACAGTGATCTGTGGTTCTGGGTTAGGAGGTCTGACTGACAGATTAACTCAGGCCCAGATCTTTGACTACAACCAAATACCAAACTTTCTCAAAAGTACAGTGCCAGGTCATGCTGGTCGATTGGTATTTGGGATTTTGAATGGCAGAGCCTGTGTGATGATGCAGGGCAGGTTCCACATGTCTGAAGTCTACCTGCTCTGGAAGGTGACATGCCCAGTGAGGGTTTTCCAGCTTCTGGGTGTGGACACCCTAGTGGTCATCAATGCAGCTGGAGGGGTCAACTCCAAGTCTGAGATTGGAGATATCAGGCTGATCCTTGATCACATCAACCTATCTTGTTTCCGCAGTGAGAACCCTCTCAGAGGGCCCAGTGGTGAGAGGTTTGAAGTTAGTTTCCCTGCCATGTCTGACTCTTATGACCAGGATATGAAGCAGAAGGCTCATAGTACCTGGAAACAAATGGGGGA CAGAGAGTTACAGGAAGGCACCTACATGGTGGTAGCGGGCCCCAGTTTTGGGACTGTGGCAGAGTGTCATCTGTCGCAGAAGCTGGGGGTGGATGCTGTTGGCATGAGCACAGTACCAGATGTTATAGTTGCAAGGCACTGTGGACTTGGAGTCTTTGGCCTCTCCCTCATCCATAACAAGGTCATCTTGGATTATGAAAGCCAGGAGAAGGCCAATCATGAGAAAGTACTAGAGGCTGGGAAGCAAGCTGCTCAGAAATTGGAACAGTTTGTCTTCATTCTTCTGGCTAGCATTCCACTGTCTTATGATGCCAGTTAA